In one window of Duganella dendranthematis DNA:
- a CDS encoding indolepyruvate ferredoxin oxidoreductase family protein, which yields MPDGTSSLTSVSLDDKYTSTNGKIFLSGIQALVRLPMIQHARDKTAGLNTAGFISGYRGSPLGGLDENLWKAKPHLEAHNVQFVPGVNEDLAATAVWGSQQVDLIGESKYDGVFAMWYGKGPGVDRCGDVFKHMNHAGTAKHGGVLLVAGDDHGAYSSTLPHQSDHIFSACMVPVLYPCNVQEYLDLGIHGWAMSRFSGCAVAFKALADTVESSASIDADPFRVETRIPKDFVMPAGGLNARLSSVPLGQQARNQEALMQDYKIYAALAYARENKLNHTTIDSPDAKLGIIASGKSYLDVLEALEELGIDEAMAAKVGLRLFKVAMPWPLEPDSVREFAQGLDEILVVEEKRQFVEYQLKEQLYNWRDDVRPRVVGKFDDKGEWVAPRGEWLLPPKADFSVSQVARVIASRVERYISDANIHDQIKARLTFLDAKDAVLKKAINTPFRPAFYCSGCPHNTSTKVPDGSFALAGIGCHVMATSIYPEFNKLTTHMGGEGAPWIGQAAFSKIPHVFQNLGDGTYFHSGYLAIRAVVAAKVNMTYKILYNDAVAMTGGQPVDGQTSVPMIAQQMAAEGVKRIALVTEDLSRYTDRSALPSNVSLHDRKDMDAVQRELREVAGVSVLIYDQTCAAEKRRRRKTGAYPDIAKRMVINEAVCEGCGDCGIQSNCVSILPKETEFGRKRTIDQSSCNKDYSCVKGFCPSFVTVEGGALKKSKAGATSNDDGWDELPSPALPDCEHPYNILINGIGGTGVITVGALMGMAAHIEGKGASVLDMTGMSQKNGSVTSHVKIARTPSHLRAQRIATGEADVVLGCDMLTAGAADAVSKMRPGRTLAIVNLHEQPPGSFAQNADWEYPAADVRALIEESVGEGAADFIDATKLATALMGDSIAANLFMLGYAWQRGRIPLKEESLLRAIELNGVAVASNKKSLLWGRRAAVDLKRVERTATPAQPIVLQMPQSLDGIIAKRMEFLTSYQNAAYASTYSELVAQVRAKETALGLGNKLSSAVAKSYFKLMAYKDEYEVARLYTDGRFVEQLQQQFEGNFSVKFNLAPPLLAKKDAKGHLVKAEFGSWMWSAFKMLAKFKALRGGVFDIFGYTEERKMERALIGEYREMVTALMGQLNADNHATAVELAALPEKVRGFGHVKEKAVATFRSEKARLLTQFSHQRAA from the coding sequence ATGCCAGACGGCACCAGCAGCCTCACGTCCGTGAGCCTTGACGACAAGTACACTTCCACCAACGGCAAAATCTTCCTGTCCGGCATCCAGGCGCTGGTGCGCCTGCCGATGATCCAGCACGCGCGCGACAAGACCGCCGGGCTGAACACCGCCGGCTTCATTTCCGGCTACCGCGGCTCGCCGCTGGGCGGCTTGGACGAAAACCTGTGGAAAGCCAAGCCGCATCTGGAAGCGCACAACGTGCAGTTTGTGCCAGGCGTAAACGAGGATCTGGCGGCGACCGCCGTCTGGGGATCGCAGCAGGTGGACCTGATCGGCGAGTCGAAATACGACGGCGTGTTCGCCATGTGGTACGGCAAAGGCCCGGGCGTGGACCGCTGCGGCGACGTCTTCAAGCACATGAACCATGCCGGTACGGCGAAGCACGGCGGCGTGCTGCTGGTGGCCGGCGATGACCATGGCGCATATTCGTCCACGCTGCCGCACCAGTCGGACCACATCTTCTCGGCCTGCATGGTGCCGGTGCTCTACCCTTGCAATGTGCAGGAGTATCTCGACCTCGGCATCCATGGCTGGGCCATGTCGCGCTTCTCCGGCTGTGCGGTGGCCTTCAAGGCGCTGGCCGATACGGTGGAATCGTCCGCCTCGATCGACGCCGATCCGTTCCGCGTCGAGACCAGGATACCGAAGGATTTCGTGATGCCGGCCGGCGGCCTGAATGCCCGTCTGTCGTCGGTGCCATTGGGCCAGCAGGCGCGCAATCAGGAAGCGCTAATGCAGGACTATAAAATCTACGCTGCGCTGGCCTATGCGCGCGAGAACAAACTGAATCACACCACCATCGATTCGCCGGACGCCAAACTGGGCATCATCGCCTCCGGCAAATCCTATCTGGACGTGCTGGAAGCGCTGGAAGAACTGGGCATCGATGAAGCCATGGCCGCCAAGGTCGGCCTGCGCCTGTTCAAGGTCGCCATGCCATGGCCGCTGGAACCGGACAGCGTACGCGAATTCGCGCAGGGTCTCGACGAAATCCTGGTGGTGGAAGAAAAGCGCCAGTTCGTCGAATACCAGTTGAAGGAACAGCTGTACAACTGGCGCGACGACGTGCGTCCGCGCGTGGTCGGTAAATTCGATGACAAGGGCGAGTGGGTGGCGCCGCGCGGCGAATGGCTGCTGCCGCCGAAGGCCGACTTCTCCGTGTCGCAAGTGGCGCGCGTGATCGCCAGCCGCGTGGAGCGTTACATCAGCGACGCCAACATCCACGACCAGATCAAGGCGCGCCTGACCTTCCTCGACGCCAAGGATGCGGTGCTGAAGAAGGCCATCAACACGCCGTTCCGCCCGGCCTTCTACTGCTCCGGATGCCCGCACAACACGTCGACCAAAGTGCCGGATGGTTCGTTCGCGCTGGCAGGTATCGGCTGCCACGTGATGGCCACCTCGATCTACCCTGAATTCAACAAGCTGACCACGCACATGGGCGGTGAAGGCGCGCCGTGGATCGGCCAGGCCGCGTTTTCGAAGATTCCGCACGTGTTCCAGAATCTCGGCGACGGCACCTACTTCCACTCCGGCTACCTGGCGATCCGCGCAGTGGTGGCGGCCAAGGTCAATATGACCTACAAGATTTTGTACAACGACGCCGTGGCCATGACCGGCGGCCAGCCGGTGGACGGCCAGACCTCGGTGCCGATGATCGCGCAGCAGATGGCCGCCGAAGGCGTCAAACGCATCGCGCTGGTGACGGAAGACCTGTCGCGCTACACCGACCGTTCCGCACTGCCTTCCAATGTATCGCTGCACGACCGCAAAGACATGGATGCAGTGCAGCGCGAGCTGCGCGAAGTGGCCGGCGTCTCGGTGCTGATCTACGACCAGACCTGCGCCGCCGAAAAGCGCCGCCGCCGCAAAACCGGCGCGTATCCGGACATCGCCAAGCGCATGGTGATCAACGAAGCCGTATGCGAAGGCTGCGGCGACTGCGGCATTCAATCCAACTGCGTCTCCATCCTGCCGAAGGAAACGGAATTCGGCCGCAAGCGCACCATCGACCAATCGTCGTGCAACAAGGACTACTCGTGCGTGAAGGGCTTCTGCCCAAGCTTCGTCACGGTGGAAGGCGGAGCGCTGAAAAAATCCAAAGCCGGCGCCACATCCAACGACGACGGCTGGGATGAACTGCCATCGCCAGCGCTACCGGACTGCGAGCACCCCTACAACATTCTGATCAACGGCATCGGCGGCACCGGCGTGATCACGGTCGGCGCGCTGATGGGCATGGCCGCGCACATTGAAGGCAAAGGCGCCTCGGTGCTGGACATGACCGGCATGTCGCAGAAAAACGGCTCGGTCACGTCGCACGTGAAAATCGCGCGCACGCCGTCGCACCTGCGCGCGCAACGCATCGCCACCGGCGAAGCCGACGTGGTCCTCGGCTGCGACATGCTGACCGCCGGCGCCGCCGATGCGGTATCGAAGATGCGTCCAGGCCGCACGCTGGCCATCGTCAACCTGCACGAGCAGCCACCCGGCTCCTTTGCCCAGAACGCCGACTGGGAATATCCCGCCGCCGACGTGCGCGCGCTGATCGAGGAATCGGTCGGCGAAGGTGCGGCCGATTTCATCGACGCCACCAAGCTGGCCACCGCGCTGATGGGCGACTCGATTGCCGCCAACCTGTTCATGCTGGGCTACGCCTGGCAGCGCGGCCGCATCCCGCTGAAAGAAGAATCGCTGCTGCGCGCGATTGAGCTGAATGGCGTGGCGGTGGCGTCGAACAAGAAGAGCCTTCTGTGGGGCCGTCGCGCCGCCGTGGACCTGAAGCGCGTCGAACGCACCGCTACGCCAGCGCAGCCTATCGTGCTGCAAATGCCGCAAAGCCTGGACGGCATCATCGCCAAGCGTATGGAGTTTCTCACCTCGTACCAGAACGCCGCCTACGCCAGTACCTACTCGGAACTGGTGGCGCAGGTGCGTGCGAAAGAGACGGCTCTGGGCCTGGGTAACAAGCTGTCCAGCGCTGTCGCCAAATCCTACTTCAAGCTGATGGCCTACAAGGACGAATACGAAGTGGCGCGCCTGTACACGGACGGCCGCTTTGTCGAACAGCTGCAGCAGCAGTTCGAGGGCAACTTCAGCGTCAAGTTCAACCTGGCGCCGCCGCTGTTGGCCAAAAAGGACGCCAAGGGCCATCTGGTGAAGGCGGAATTTGGTTCGTGGATGTGGAGCGCTTTCAAGATGCTGGCCAAATTCAAAGCCCTGCGGGGCGGCGTCTTCGACATCTTCGGCTACACGGAAGAACGCAAGATGGAGCGCGCGCTGATCGGCGAGTATCGCGAGATGGTGACGGCGTTGATGGGCCAGCTGAACGCGGACAACCACGCGACGGCGGTCGAACTGGCTGCGCTGCCGGAAAAAGTGCGCGGCTTCGGCCATGTGAAGGAAAAGGCCGTGGCAACCTTCCGTAGCGAGAAAGCACGCCTTCTGACACAGTTCAGCCATCAACGAGCAGCTTGA